From one Populus alba chromosome 17, ASM523922v2, whole genome shotgun sequence genomic stretch:
- the LOC118052841 gene encoding rust resistance kinase Lr10 isoform X2 yields the protein MDINSFMQENYVLTMSWSNPTCGSSEAECYSILPHTKDVRRKLLIAGVILGFFLFSIVITALYRAYSNDKTQREYQARVEMFLDDYRSLNPTRYSYADLKRITNQFGDELGQGAYGTVFKGKLTNEIAVAVKLLNNSIGKGEEFINEVGTMARIHHVNVVRLIGFCADGFRRALVYEYLPNGSLQKFITSADSRNHFLGWERLNRVALGIAKGIEYLHQGCDQRILHFDIKPQNILLDNEFNPKIADFGMAKLCSKDKSAISMTTARGTVGYIAPEVFSRNFGSVSYKSDVYSFGMLVLEMVGGRKNVDDTAENGDQIYFPEWIYNLLEKEEDLRFHIDGEEDARIAKKLAIVGLWCIQWNPAERPSMKTVVQMLEGEGENLTKPPDPFSSSVPKRTSAGRMPARRLHQELAAISEIE from the exons ATGGACATCAACTCATTTATGCAAG AAAATTATGTTCTTACTATGTCTTGGTCCAATCCAACTTGTGGATCTTCTGAAGCTGAATGCTACAGCATTCTCCCGCACACTAAAG ATGTGCGGCGAAAGCTACTGATTGCTG GTGTGATTTTAGGATTCTTCCTTTTTTCAATAGTGATTACTGCACTCTACCGCGCCTATAGCAACGATAAAACACAAAGAGAATATCAAGCCAGGGTTGAAATGTTTTTGGATGATTACAGATCACTGAATCCCACTAGGTACTCCTACGCTGATCTCAAGAGGATCACAAATCAATTCGGTGATGAATTGGGCCAAGGAGCTTATGGAACCGTGTTCAAAGGAAAGCTAACCAATGAAATTGCTGTAGCTGTGAAGCTCCTCAATAATTCCATAGGAAAAGGGGAGGAATTCATCAATGAAGTGGGAACAATGGCAAGGATCCACCATGTCAATGTTGTTCGCTTGATCGGTTTCTGTGCTGATGGATTTAGACGAGCTCTGGTTTATGAGTACTTGCCAAATGGTTCATTACAGAAGTTCATAACCTCAGCAGACTCAAGGAACCATTTCCTTGGCTGGGAAAGGTTGAATCGTGTTGCTCTAGGCATAGCCAAGGGGATTGAATATCTTCACCAGGGGTGTGATCAAAGAATCCtccattttgatatcaaaccaCAGAATATCCTGCTTGACAACGAATTCAATCCCAAAATCGCCGATTTTGGGATGGCAAAGCTGTGTTCCAAGGATAAAAGTGCTATTTCCATGACGACTGCAAGGGGGACTGTTGGCTACATTGCCCCGGAAGTGTTCTCGAGGAACTTCGGGAGTGTTTCCTATAAATCAGATGTCTACAGCTTTGGCATGTTAGTGCTGGAAATGGTTGGAGGAAGGAAGAACGTCGATGATACAGCAGAAAATGGCGACCAGATATACTTCCCGGAATGGATTTATAATCTcttagaaaaggaagaagacctGCGGTTTCATATCGATGGAGAAGAAGATGCTAGAATTGCGAAGAAACTAGCAATTGTGGGGCTATGGTGCATTCAGTGGAACCCAGCAGAGCGTCCTTCCATGAAAACTGTTGTCCAGATGCTTGAAGGGGAAGGAGAAAACTTAACAAAGCCTCCTGATCCTTTTAGCTCCTCTGTCCCTAAGAGAACCAGTGCAGGCCGCATGCCAGCGAGACGCCTTCACCAAGAGTTGGCAGCCATCTCAGAAATAGAGTGA
- the LOC118052841 gene encoding rust resistance kinase Lr10 isoform X1 produces the protein MMNYSLEMVTFLFYFFFFFLAGLGASLNSTGSCGNGGPDIRFPFRIKDKQPDHCGCPGFVLSCSDDNSTVLNLPTGLSLHIEGIDYGHQLIYARYPQGCFPRQRLNFSLGASHFQIQKDLPYGRTLFNCSLSSEKRSPSYMDKIPCLSTFKHEVYAVDSSIPISYSDLLSCTKMYNIYGIPYNMLLAENYVLTMSWSNPTCGSSEAECYSILPHTKDVRRKLLIAGVILGFFLFSIVITALYRAYSNDKTQREYQARVEMFLDDYRSLNPTRYSYADLKRITNQFGDELGQGAYGTVFKGKLTNEIAVAVKLLNNSIGKGEEFINEVGTMARIHHVNVVRLIGFCADGFRRALVYEYLPNGSLQKFITSADSRNHFLGWERLNRVALGIAKGIEYLHQGCDQRILHFDIKPQNILLDNEFNPKIADFGMAKLCSKDKSAISMTTARGTVGYIAPEVFSRNFGSVSYKSDVYSFGMLVLEMVGGRKNVDDTAENGDQIYFPEWIYNLLEKEEDLRFHIDGEEDARIAKKLAIVGLWCIQWNPAERPSMKTVVQMLEGEGENLTKPPDPFSSSVPKRTSAGRMPARRLHQELAAISEIE, from the exons ATGATGAATTATTCATTAGAAATGGTTACTTTTTTGTtctactttttctttttcttccttgcaGGCCTTGGAGCAAGCTTGAATAGCACAGGATCCTGTGGAAACGGTGGCCCTGACATCCGATTTCCTTTCCGGATCAAGGACAAACAACCAGACCACTGTGGCTGTCCTGGGTTTGTTCTATCCTGCTCAGATGACAACAGCACAGTGCTTAATCTGCCAACTGGATTGAGTCTCCACATCGAAGGAATTGACTATGGACATCAACTCATTTATGCAAGGTATCCTCAAGGTTGCTTTCCAAGGCAACGTTTAAACTTCAGTTTAGGGGCTTCTCACTTCCAAATTCAGAAGGATTTGCCGTATGGTAGGACCTTGTTCAATTGTTCTCTTTCTAGTGAGAAAAGGTCTCCTTCGTACATGGATAAAATCCCATGTCTGAGTACTTTTAAGCATGAAGTTTATGCCGTTGACTCAAGTATTCCCATCAGTTACTCTGATTTGTTATCTTGTACCAAGATGTACAACATTTATGGAATTCCATATAATATGTTGCTTGCAGAAAATTATGTTCTTACTATGTCTTGGTCCAATCCAACTTGTGGATCTTCTGAAGCTGAATGCTACAGCATTCTCCCGCACACTAAAG ATGTGCGGCGAAAGCTACTGATTGCTG GTGTGATTTTAGGATTCTTCCTTTTTTCAATAGTGATTACTGCACTCTACCGCGCCTATAGCAACGATAAAACACAAAGAGAATATCAAGCCAGGGTTGAAATGTTTTTGGATGATTACAGATCACTGAATCCCACTAGGTACTCCTACGCTGATCTCAAGAGGATCACAAATCAATTCGGTGATGAATTGGGCCAAGGAGCTTATGGAACCGTGTTCAAAGGAAAGCTAACCAATGAAATTGCTGTAGCTGTGAAGCTCCTCAATAATTCCATAGGAAAAGGGGAGGAATTCATCAATGAAGTGGGAACAATGGCAAGGATCCACCATGTCAATGTTGTTCGCTTGATCGGTTTCTGTGCTGATGGATTTAGACGAGCTCTGGTTTATGAGTACTTGCCAAATGGTTCATTACAGAAGTTCATAACCTCAGCAGACTCAAGGAACCATTTCCTTGGCTGGGAAAGGTTGAATCGTGTTGCTCTAGGCATAGCCAAGGGGATTGAATATCTTCACCAGGGGTGTGATCAAAGAATCCtccattttgatatcaaaccaCAGAATATCCTGCTTGACAACGAATTCAATCCCAAAATCGCCGATTTTGGGATGGCAAAGCTGTGTTCCAAGGATAAAAGTGCTATTTCCATGACGACTGCAAGGGGGACTGTTGGCTACATTGCCCCGGAAGTGTTCTCGAGGAACTTCGGGAGTGTTTCCTATAAATCAGATGTCTACAGCTTTGGCATGTTAGTGCTGGAAATGGTTGGAGGAAGGAAGAACGTCGATGATACAGCAGAAAATGGCGACCAGATATACTTCCCGGAATGGATTTATAATCTcttagaaaaggaagaagacctGCGGTTTCATATCGATGGAGAAGAAGATGCTAGAATTGCGAAGAAACTAGCAATTGTGGGGCTATGGTGCATTCAGTGGAACCCAGCAGAGCGTCCTTCCATGAAAACTGTTGTCCAGATGCTTGAAGGGGAAGGAGAAAACTTAACAAAGCCTCCTGATCCTTTTAGCTCCTCTGTCCCTAAGAGAACCAGTGCAGGCCGCATGCCAGCGAGACGCCTTCACCAAGAGTTGGCAGCCATCTCAGAAATAGAGTGA